The sequence CCGCAGGTCGCCACCATGATCACCGAGCGGTTGGACCGACGAGTCCGCTACCTGCACATTCCCGCGCCCGCTCTCTACCTCGCCCTCCGCGCGAAACGAGTTCCCCACCGCGAGGCGCACGGGGCGGTGGACCAGCTGGCGCGAATCGTCCGCCGCGGCCTGGACGACGTGCGGGTCTACTCCACGGACCTGACCGATCTGATCGGCCGTCCCGCTCTCGCCATGGCCGACTACATCGATGCACACCGCTCTGAACTGACGTGACCTGAGCCGGACACCCATATCGACACCGACACCGACGGACAGGACGATCGTGGATTTCCCGGACCAGACCACCGTGAGCACCCCAGGACGCGCAAACCACCGGGCTCTACGACCCGCAGGAAGCGGACGCCGCCGCTGGGTCGCCCTCATCGTGCTGAGCCTGGCCCAGCTGATGGACGTCCTTGATGGCACCATCGTCAACATCGCCCTGCCCAGCGCGCAGCAGGACCTGGCCTTCTCCGCCGAGAACCGGGCCTGGGTCGTCAACGGCTATGCCCTCGCCTTCGCCAGCCTCCTGCTGCTGGGAGGACGACTCTCGGACCGCTTCGGTCGCAAACGCCTGTTCCTCATCGGCCTTATCGGGTTCGCCTCGGCGTCGGCCGTCGGTGGCGCCGCGAACGGCTTCACCATGCTCCTGGCGGCCCGCATTGCCCAAGGTGTCTTCGCCGCCGCTCTCGCACCCGCAGCACTCTCGCTGGTGTCGGTGACGTTCGCCGACGACCCCGCCCAGCACGGGCGAGCCTTCGCCGTCTTCGGCGCCGTCTCCGGCATGGGAGGTGTGGTCGGTCTTATCCTCGGCGGACTCCTCACCGACGCCCTGTCCTGGCGCTGGTGCCTCTACATTAACCTCTTCATCGCTGCCGTCGCCTTCCTGGGCGCCCTGGTGTTCGTCGACGACCGCCCTGCCAGCAGCCGCAAGGCATCACTGGACGCAGCGAGTGCAGCGTTGATCGCCGCCGGGTTGTTCGGCCTGGTGTACGGACTGACACACGCCGCCGACCACGGCTGGCGTAGCACCGACACGATGATCCCCACCCTCGCCGGTCTCGCGGCGATCATCGGATTCGTCATCCGACAGGGAATCACCGGGCATCCCTTGCTGCCTCTGCGCGTCATCCTCGACCGCGACCGCGGCGCCTCGTTGCTGGCCATCGGGTTCGCCGGGATCGGCTCGTTCGCGCTGTTCCTGTTCTTGACCTACTACCTGCAGGAAACCCTGGGCTTCTCGCCGTTGAGGTCCGGTCTGGCGTTCACACCCATGGTGGCCATGCTGATCGTCGGCTCGGCAATCTCAGGTTCGCTGTTGCTCCCGCGCACCGGTCCGCGCCCACTCGTTCCTGCCGGCTGTCTCCTAGCCGCGACCTCGCTGGCACTGCTCACCCGCATCGGAGCCCACTCCGAATACACCACGCACGTCCTGCCGT comes from Kineococcus rhizosphaerae and encodes:
- a CDS encoding DHA2 family efflux MFS transporter permease subunit — its product is MLSLAQLMDVLDGTIVNIALPSAQQDLAFSAENRAWVVNGYALAFASLLLLGGRLSDRFGRKRLFLIGLIGFASASAVGGAANGFTMLLAARIAQGVFAAALAPAALSLVSVTFADDPAQHGRAFAVFGAVSGMGGVVGLILGGLLTDALSWRWCLYINLFIAAVAFLGALVFVDDRPASSRKASLDAASAALIAAGLFGLVYGLTHAADHGWRSTDTMIPTLAGLAAIIGFVIRQGITGHPLLPLRVILDRDRGASLLAIGFAGIGSFALFLFLTYYLQETLGFSPLRSGLAFTPMVAMLIVGSAISGSLLLPRTGPRPLVPAGCLLAATSLALLTRIGAHSEYTTHVLPSLLLLGLGFGCIFSCAQNVATSKLEAQDTGVASATVSTIQQIGGAVGLAVFTSISASAIDSYLDARGGASGAASDQVLATLYSDHVVFWVAAAVFAAGAALTAMLYRSGPARLTRSSATA